Proteins from a single region of Halorubrum sp. 2020YC2:
- a CDS encoding ABC transporter ATP-binding protein — translation MNPAVHLDGITKRFPGVVANDDVDLAVERGSVHALLGENGAGKTTLMNVLYGLYRPTEGTVRLDGEAKSFDSPRDAIDAGVGMIHQHFMLVDPMTVWENVVLGNEPTTWGGLRVDREAAREAVVELSERYGFDVDPDATIADISVGEQQRVEILKALYRGADVLIMDEPTAVLTPQEVEELYGVFEELTEQGKTIIFISHKLGEALSAADDITVLRDGVNVGTVASADVTREELAEMMVGREVLMDPATTPQEAGDRVLEVTGLSVEDDRGVEAVSDLSFELRAGEILGVAGVDGNGQSQLVEAVTGLREAASGDVRYRGEPMAGKTRRDRIDRGMAYIPEDRQERGLVMSYDLTENGILGSQHDPPFARGGRLDWGAAQDHAESVIEQYDVRPPDAGAEAESLSGGNQQKFIVGREFERDPDLVVATHPTRGVDIGSTEFLHDRLLDLRAEGRAVLLVSSKLDEVQGLSDRLAVMHEGEFTGVVDPATVTEEEIGLLMAGESLDDDSVEGAALHDAADDASGGASGDGTVDGADDGIDGATGGDEGVDA, via the coding sequence ATGAACCCGGCGGTCCACTTGGACGGCATCACGAAGCGATTCCCCGGGGTCGTCGCGAACGACGACGTCGATCTCGCGGTGGAGCGCGGGAGCGTCCACGCCCTGCTGGGCGAGAACGGGGCCGGCAAGACCACGCTGATGAACGTGTTGTACGGTCTCTACCGGCCGACCGAGGGGACCGTCCGCCTCGACGGCGAGGCGAAGTCGTTCGACTCGCCGCGCGACGCCATCGACGCCGGCGTCGGCATGATCCACCAGCACTTCATGCTCGTCGATCCGATGACGGTGTGGGAGAACGTCGTCTTGGGCAACGAGCCGACCACGTGGGGGGGCCTGCGGGTCGACAGGGAGGCCGCCCGCGAGGCCGTCGTCGAACTGAGCGAGCGGTACGGCTTCGACGTCGACCCGGACGCGACGATCGCGGACATCTCGGTGGGCGAACAGCAGCGCGTCGAGATCCTGAAGGCGCTGTACCGCGGCGCCGACGTGCTCATCATGGACGAGCCGACCGCGGTGTTGACGCCGCAGGAGGTCGAGGAGCTGTACGGCGTCTTCGAGGAGCTGACCGAACAGGGGAAGACGATCATCTTCATCTCGCACAAGCTGGGCGAGGCGCTGTCGGCGGCCGACGACATCACCGTCCTCCGCGACGGCGTCAACGTCGGCACGGTCGCGTCCGCGGACGTGACGCGCGAGGAGCTCGCGGAGATGATGGTCGGCCGAGAGGTGCTGATGGACCCCGCGACGACGCCGCAGGAGGCGGGCGACCGCGTGCTGGAGGTGACCGGCCTCAGCGTCGAGGACGACCGGGGCGTCGAGGCGGTCTCCGACCTCTCCTTCGAGCTTCGCGCCGGCGAGATCCTCGGCGTCGCGGGCGTCGACGGCAACGGCCAGTCGCAGCTCGTCGAGGCCGTCACGGGGCTGCGCGAGGCGGCGTCCGGGGACGTCCGCTACCGCGGCGAGCCGATGGCGGGGAAGACGCGCCGCGACCGGATCGACCGGGGGATGGCGTACATCCCGGAGGACAGACAGGAGCGCGGGCTGGTGATGTCGTACGACCTCACCGAGAACGGCATCCTCGGGAGCCAACACGACCCGCCGTTCGCGCGCGGCGGTCGCCTCGACTGGGGCGCCGCTCAGGACCACGCCGAGTCCGTGATCGAGCAGTACGACGTGCGGCCGCCCGACGCGGGCGCCGAGGCCGAGTCGCTCTCCGGCGGCAACCAGCAGAAGTTCATCGTCGGCCGCGAGTTCGAGCGCGACCCGGACCTCGTCGTCGCGACCCACCCGACCCGCGGCGTCGACATCGGCTCGACGGAGTTCCTCCACGACCGGCTGCTCGACCTGCGCGCCGAGGGGAGGGCGGTCCTCCTCGTCTCCTCGAAGCTCGACGAGGTACAGGGCCTCTCCGACCGGCTCGCGGTGATGCACGAGGGCGAGTTCACCGGGGTCGTCGACCCCGCGACCGTGACCGAAGAGGAGATCGGGCTGCTGATGGCCGGCGAGTCGCTCGACGACGACTCGGTCGAGGGGGCGGCGCTCCACGACGCCGCGGACGACGCGTCGGGCGGCGCGTCGGGCGACGGCACGGTCGACGGCGCGGATGACGGGATCGACGGAGCGACCGGCGGCGACGAGGGGGTGGACGCGTGA
- a CDS encoding ABC transporter permease — MSDSDADGSDSVLARVVAPFVDRSVAERLLISVAAIFLSIAVGFVLVLVSGRIAQCSTAAWTLPFTGLGFCYDPVEVYVVLFNGALGYPFATGDPGLLNPGWTPFNLSFGLTLSETTLLIFTGLSVAVAFRAGLFNIGTQGQLVVGALATALTVLALAPLLPAGPVAGLVLIVVGTAAGAVGGGLWGAIPGALKAYADANEVITTIMLNFVAANVAYVLVLEVFRAEGSSVVATRYVPEYAQFPSVLFPPSTDFSLLALLLGAVFIGALYYFVEHTSLGYDLRTSGVQAAAAEYGGVNAKLTTVRAMTLSGALGGVGGAVWVLMSEGRWMASIPDLGFDGITVSILAGNNPIGVLPAAFLFGVLKGGALEIGFRTDVPTELVAVLRGLIILFVAMPEFFRMIGRYAGVSGGGGVAASTEPDETAGGDGGETDA, encoded by the coding sequence GTGAGCGACTCGGACGCCGACGGCTCCGACTCCGTCCTCGCCCGCGTGGTCGCGCCGTTCGTCGACCGGAGCGTCGCGGAGCGGCTCCTCATCAGCGTCGCCGCCATCTTCCTCTCGATCGCCGTCGGCTTCGTGCTCGTGCTCGTCTCCGGCCGCATCGCCCAGTGTTCGACCGCGGCCTGGACGCTGCCGTTCACGGGACTTGGGTTCTGCTACGACCCGGTCGAGGTGTACGTCGTGCTGTTCAACGGCGCGCTCGGCTACCCGTTCGCGACCGGCGACCCCGGGCTGTTGAACCCCGGGTGGACGCCGTTTAACCTCTCGTTCGGGCTAACGCTCTCGGAGACGACGCTACTGATCTTCACCGGACTCTCCGTCGCCGTCGCGTTCCGCGCCGGCCTGTTCAACATCGGGACGCAGGGCCAGCTCGTCGTCGGCGCGCTCGCGACCGCGCTCACCGTGCTCGCGCTCGCGCCCCTGCTCCCCGCCGGTCCCGTCGCCGGGCTCGTGCTGATAGTCGTCGGGACCGCGGCCGGCGCCGTCGGCGGCGGGCTATGGGGCGCCATCCCCGGCGCGCTCAAGGCGTACGCCGACGCCAACGAGGTGATCACGACGATCATGCTCAACTTCGTCGCCGCGAACGTCGCGTACGTGCTCGTGTTAGAGGTGTTCCGCGCCGAGGGCTCCTCGGTGGTCGCCACCAGATACGTTCCGGAGTACGCGCAGTTCCCGTCGGTGCTGTTCCCGCCGTCGACCGACTTCTCGCTGCTCGCGCTGCTCCTCGGGGCCGTCTTCATCGGCGCGCTCTACTACTTCGTCGAGCACACGTCGCTCGGGTACGACCTCCGGACGAGCGGCGTTCAGGCCGCGGCCGCCGAGTACGGGGGCGTGAACGCGAAGCTCACGACCGTTCGCGCGATGACGCTCTCGGGCGCGCTCGGCGGCGTCGGCGGCGCAGTGTGGGTGCTGATGTCCGAGGGCCGGTGGATGGCCTCGATCCCGGACCTCGGCTTCGACGGCATCACCGTCTCCATCCTGGCCGGGAACAACCCGATCGGCGTGCTGCCGGCGGCGTTCCTCTTCGGGGTCCTGAAGGGCGGCGCCCTAGAGATCGGGTTCCGGACGGACGTCCCGACGGAGCTCGTCGCCGTGCTGCGCGGGCTCATCATCCTGTTCGTCGCGATGCCGGAGTTCTTCCGGATGATCGGCCGGTACGCCGGCGTCTCCGGGGGCGGCGGCGTCGCGGCGTCGACGGAGCCGGACGAGACCGCCGGCGGCGACGGGGGTGAGACCGATGCGTAA
- a CDS encoding ABC transporter permease — MRNSLRLVAGALGAVALLGVVGLLFPASVAGDLAGIVFSTSTAKSTARLAAPIVLAGLGGIFAEKSGVINIGLEGLLIISAFVSIYAVSVVGVGNAVLGVPAIGVAFLAGIAASTFLAGVFAVVCIEFKADQIIAGLAVWLIALGLAPFMSTVFFGGVNTPNFNVDAGWTYSATLVVVATAVSWWLLNQTAFGKHLRAAGENPKALDTVGVSVSKVRYAGVLLSGVLSGVGGSALALSIGQFVGSGETMVQGKGFIAIVAYLFGNYNPLGTLGAGVLFAGLDAMQIRLQQLGYAIPDTLVQTIPYVVVIVVLALVGRTQIPEAAGEHYETEE, encoded by the coding sequence ATGCGTAACTCCCTTCGACTGGTCGCCGGCGCCCTCGGCGCGGTCGCGCTGCTCGGGGTCGTCGGGCTCCTGTTCCCCGCCTCGGTCGCGGGCGACCTCGCCGGTATCGTCTTCTCGACCAGCACGGCGAAGTCGACCGCGCGGCTCGCCGCCCCCATCGTGCTCGCCGGGCTGGGCGGCATCTTCGCGGAGAAATCGGGGGTCATCAACATCGGGCTGGAGGGACTGCTGATCATCTCGGCGTTCGTCTCGATCTACGCCGTGTCGGTGGTCGGGGTCGGGAACGCCGTCCTCGGCGTCCCGGCGATCGGGGTCGCGTTCCTCGCCGGCATCGCCGCGTCGACGTTCCTGGCCGGGGTGTTCGCGGTCGTCTGTATCGAGTTCAAGGCGGACCAGATCATCGCCGGGCTCGCGGTCTGGCTCATCGCCTTGGGCCTCGCGCCGTTCATGTCGACCGTGTTCTTCGGCGGCGTCAACACGCCGAACTTCAACGTGGACGCCGGGTGGACGTACTCCGCGACCCTCGTGGTCGTCGCGACCGCGGTCTCGTGGTGGCTGCTGAACCAGACCGCCTTCGGGAAGCACCTCCGGGCGGCCGGCGAGAACCCGAAGGCGCTCGACACGGTCGGCGTCTCCGTCTCGAAGGTGCGGTACGCCGGCGTCCTGCTTTCGGGCGTCCTCTCCGGGGTCGGCGGCTCGGCGTTGGCGCTGTCGATCGGGCAGTTCGTCGGCTCGGGCGAGACGATGGTTCAGGGCAAGGGGTTCATCGCCATCGTCGCGTACCTGTTCGGCAACTACAATCCGCTCGGAACGCTCGGCGCGGGCGTCCTCTTCGCCGGGCTGGACGCGATGCAGATCCGGCTCCAGCAGCTCGGCTACGCGATTCCGGACACGCTGGTCCAGACGATCCCGTACGTCGTCGTGATCGTCGTGCTCGCCTTAGTCGGCCGGACGCAGATCCCCGAGGCCGCGGGCGAGCACTACGAGACGGAGGAGTAG
- the fer gene encoding ferredoxin Fer, with protein sequence MGQLDQVDADRLRAWLPEVRSAEATAALMVAVAYDRGIGTAELASWYDRSEEWVGETIDALDSPRFVSTVARLEGVDVEAVAAASNLAPETVRDWFDDLDGEPVAEAADVVRRYAEGSVEPVRTGSPSTVYHLDHDAVTERGWSTDDDDLFAKAADADLDLPEYGRFLVEPGESILEAAERGGRSWPYACRGGACSNCAVVVVDGDVAMPGQSVLSDEQIREANARLSCVGVPITDEVKIVTGVGDADDFADLRLPAPADDAGASD encoded by the coding sequence ATGGGCCAACTCGATCAGGTCGACGCCGACCGGCTCCGCGCGTGGCTCCCCGAGGTCCGCTCGGCGGAGGCGACCGCGGCGCTGATGGTCGCCGTCGCGTACGACCGGGGGATCGGCACGGCGGAGCTCGCCTCGTGGTACGACCGCTCCGAGGAGTGGGTCGGGGAGACGATAGACGCCCTCGACTCGCCGCGGTTCGTCTCGACGGTCGCCCGGCTCGAAGGGGTCGACGTCGAGGCGGTCGCCGCGGCGTCGAACCTCGCGCCCGAGACGGTCCGCGACTGGTTCGACGACCTCGACGGCGAGCCGGTCGCGGAGGCGGCGGACGTGGTCCGGCGGTACGCCGAGGGGTCCGTCGAGCCGGTGCGGACCGGGTCGCCGTCGACCGTCTACCACCTCGATCACGACGCCGTGACCGAGCGCGGCTGGTCGACCGACGACGACGACCTCTTCGCGAAGGCGGCCGACGCCGACCTCGACCTCCCGGAGTACGGGCGGTTCCTCGTCGAACCCGGCGAGTCGATCCTCGAAGCCGCGGAGCGCGGCGGTCGCTCGTGGCCGTACGCCTGTCGCGGCGGCGCCTGCTCGAACTGCGCCGTGGTCGTCGTCGACGGCGACGTGGCGATGCCCGGGCAGTCGGTCCTCTCCGACGAGCAGATCCGCGAGGCGAACGCCCGCCTCTCCTGCGTCGGCGTCCCGATCACCGACGAGGTCAAGATCGTGACCGGCGTCGGGGACGCGGACGACTTCGCGGACCTGCGGCTCCCGGCGCCGGCCGACGACGCCGGCGCGTCGGATTAA
- a CDS encoding geranylgeranyl reductase family protein, with the protein MDIDEYDVVVAGAGTAGCYAAATIANEGLDVVIVERKDEEEAGHIACGDALKGADAFPEAIPKGRLEPAFTNTDVDHGRFEIPQEDTVLEIPVPGELAVIDRWEYGRQVISGAEDAGVDFHYDTVINDVVQDETGRVTGLRAVRKGDPVTYASDVVIDGAGSLSLLQDKADFEGTTFDTNVRYSQFCSAYREIVDVPEPVEWDDALVFKATDRAAGYLWYFPRTPTEINAGLGFQMTEEPMQLIESLKRDLRDRPEFEGAEVRDKLGAALPTRRPYDSAVAPGYMAVGDAAGHVNPTTGGGIAGAAYAGKYAGEQAVKAISDGDVTEENLWRYNTRVMDHFGGRYAGLDVYNVLATAVDVDDLMGLLASLPGEKLAEALYEGSTSMSFGLKVKAAIKSFGYWGTIRNFYQTKSLADELIDHYGEYPTSPAAMANWTRERDDIMDRVYETTGADAKY; encoded by the coding sequence ATGGATATCGACGAGTACGACGTCGTCGTGGCGGGCGCCGGAACCGCCGGCTGCTACGCCGCCGCGACGATCGCGAACGAGGGGCTCGACGTCGTCATCGTCGAGCGGAAAGACGAGGAGGAGGCCGGCCACATCGCCTGCGGCGACGCGCTGAAGGGCGCGGACGCCTTCCCCGAGGCGATTCCGAAAGGGCGGCTCGAACCCGCGTTCACGAACACCGACGTCGACCACGGACGCTTCGAGATTCCGCAGGAGGACACGGTCTTGGAGATCCCGGTCCCCGGCGAACTCGCCGTCATCGACCGCTGGGAGTACGGCCGCCAGGTCATCTCCGGCGCCGAGGACGCGGGCGTCGACTTCCACTACGACACCGTTATCAACGACGTGGTACAGGACGAGACGGGCCGCGTCACGGGGCTGCGCGCGGTGCGGAAGGGCGACCCCGTCACGTACGCGTCGGACGTCGTGATCGACGGCGCGGGGTCGCTCTCGCTGCTTCAGGACAAAGCGGACTTCGAGGGGACGACCTTCGACACGAACGTCCGATACTCGCAGTTCTGCTCGGCGTACCGCGAGATCGTCGACGTCCCGGAGCCGGTCGAGTGGGACGACGCCTTGGTGTTCAAAGCGACCGACCGCGCCGCGGGCTACCTCTGGTACTTCCCGCGCACGCCGACCGAGATCAACGCCGGGCTGGGGTTCCAGATGACCGAGGAGCCGATGCAGCTGATCGAGTCGCTGAAGCGGGACCTCCGGGACCGCCCCGAGTTCGAGGGCGCGGAGGTGCGCGACAAGCTCGGCGCCGCGCTCCCCACGCGGCGACCCTACGACTCGGCGGTCGCGCCGGGGTACATGGCGGTCGGGGACGCCGCCGGTCACGTGAACCCGACAACGGGCGGCGGCATCGCCGGCGCCGCGTACGCGGGCAAGTACGCCGGCGAGCAGGCGGTGAAGGCGATCTCGGACGGCGACGTGACCGAGGAGAACCTCTGGCGGTACAACACCCGCGTGATGGACCACTTCGGCGGGCGCTACGCCGGGCTCGACGTGTACAACGTCCTCGCGACCGCGGTCGACGTCGACGACCTGATGGGCCTGCTCGCGTCGCTGCCGGGCGAGAAGCTCGCGGAGGCGCTGTACGAGGGGTCGACCTCGATGTCCTTCGGGCTGAAGGTGAAGGCCGCGATCAAGAGCTTCGGCTACTGGGGGACGATCCGGAACTTCTACCAGACGAAGTCGCTGGCCGACGAGCTGATCGACCACTACGGCGAGTACCCGACCAGCCCCGCCGCGATGGCGAACTGGACCCGCGAGCGCGACGACATCATGGACCGCGTCTACGAGACGACCGGCGCCGACGCGAAGTACTGA
- a CDS encoding Rieske 2Fe-2S domain-containing protein — protein MSGYRLTTVETVRERGSWAFTAREGDADREVFLVPCADEPDGRVDGDGSDGDQPVRAWINRCTHEDQRLHREGVGAVTRGGSVVCPKHGSAFDACEGSCDNGEAAGTTLRSIDLDVRDGAVFLTDDDLTYLYEGLPDDDGDDDGPSSSSHLTF, from the coding sequence GTGAGCGGGTACCGACTCACCACCGTCGAAACGGTTCGCGAGCGGGGGTCGTGGGCGTTCACCGCCCGCGAGGGCGACGCGGACCGCGAGGTGTTCCTCGTGCCGTGCGCGGACGAGCCGGACGGCAGAGTCGACGGGGACGGATCCGATGGGGACCAGCCCGTCCGCGCGTGGATCAACCGCTGTACCCACGAGGACCAGCGGCTCCACCGGGAGGGCGTCGGCGCCGTGACGCGGGGCGGCTCCGTCGTCTGCCCGAAGCACGGCTCGGCCTTCGACGCCTGCGAGGGGTCCTGCGACAACGGCGAGGCCGCGGGAACGACGCTGCGCTCGATTGACCTCGACGTTCGCGACGGCGCGGTGTTCCTCACCGACGACGACCTCACCTACCTCTACGAGGGGCTGCCGGACGACGACGGCGACGACGACGGGCCGTCGTCGAGTTCGCACCTGACGTTCTGA
- a CDS encoding amidohydrolase has protein sequence MSALDDDEYRAFRRDLHRHPEPAWREFYTTARIVEALRERDLTELHVGPEALATDERLNVPDDEELAEWEGQAREAGADPEILEQLSGGYTGCVAVVERGAGPVVGLRVDIDGLPITESESGDHVPAGEGFRSEHEGFMHACGHDAHATMGLGALDAVLDSDFAGTLKVFFQPGEEQVAGGKPMAESGHLDDVDYLYAVHVGLDHPSGEVVCGVEGFLAVRHLLAEFEGEPAHAGARPEQGRNAVQAMAAAIQNLYAIPRHADGPTRVNAGLVGGGTATNIIPEESHIEGELRGQTTELAEYMSDHADRILRSAAEMHDCEVEVSTLGEAPSASSDDALAGLVRESAGDVAGVTSIVDSDDLGGSEDATYLMNYVQDRGGLACYLGVGTDHPGGHHTSDFDVVEDDIAIGIDVIAGAIRRVAETRP, from the coding sequence ATGAGCGCTCTCGACGACGACGAGTACCGCGCGTTCCGCCGCGACCTCCACCGCCACCCGGAGCCGGCGTGGCGCGAGTTCTACACCACCGCCCGCATCGTGGAGGCGCTCCGCGAGCGCGACCTCACGGAACTCCACGTCGGACCGGAGGCGTTAGCGACCGACGAGCGCCTGAACGTCCCCGACGACGAGGAGCTGGCGGAGTGGGAAGGGCAGGCCCGCGAGGCGGGCGCGGACCCCGAGATTCTCGAACAGCTTTCGGGCGGCTACACCGGCTGCGTCGCGGTCGTCGAGCGCGGCGCCGGCCCCGTGGTCGGCCTGCGCGTCGACATCGACGGGCTCCCGATCACGGAGTCGGAGTCGGGCGACCACGTCCCGGCCGGGGAGGGGTTCCGCTCCGAACACGAGGGGTTCATGCACGCCTGCGGCCACGACGCCCACGCCACCATGGGCCTCGGCGCGCTCGACGCCGTCCTCGACTCCGACTTCGCCGGCACGCTGAAGGTGTTCTTCCAGCCGGGCGAAGAGCAGGTCGCCGGCGGCAAGCCGATGGCAGAGTCGGGCCACCTCGACGACGTCGACTACCTCTACGCGGTCCACGTCGGGCTGGACCACCCGTCCGGCGAGGTCGTCTGCGGCGTCGAGGGGTTCCTCGCGGTGCGGCACCTGCTCGCGGAGTTCGAGGGCGAGCCCGCCCACGCCGGGGCGCGCCCCGAGCAGGGCCGGAACGCGGTTCAGGCGATGGCGGCCGCGATCCAGAACCTCTACGCCATCCCGAGACACGCCGACGGCCCCACCCGAGTGAACGCCGGGCTCGTCGGCGGCGGCACTGCGACGAACATCATCCCCGAGGAGTCGCACATCGAGGGCGAACTGCGCGGGCAGACGACGGAGCTGGCCGAGTACATGTCCGATCACGCCGACCGAATCTTGCGCTCGGCCGCCGAGATGCACGACTGCGAGGTCGAGGTATCGACGCTCGGGGAGGCGCCCAGCGCGTCGAGCGACGACGCGCTCGCCGGTCTCGTCCGCGAGTCCGCGGGCGACGTGGCGGGCGTCACGAGCATCGTCGACAGCGACGACCTCGGCGGCTCCGAGGACGCCACCTACCTGATGAACTACGTTCAGGACCGGGGCGGCCTCGCCTGCTACCTCGGCGTCGGCACCGACCACCCCGGCGGCCACCACACGAGCGACTTCGACGTCGTCGAGGACGACATCGCGATCGGTATCGACGTGATAGCCGGCGCGATCCGGCGGGTCGCGGAGACGCGGCCGTAG
- a CDS encoding pyridoxamine 5'-phosphate oxidase family protein, translating into MDPTGPWDRDRVDEFLAAARIPIRLGCRTPSDRPWIVSLWFAWDPDADAIRCATSASADLVEFVEHDESVSFDVSTNDPPYKGVRGRGRATVVPDEDKRLLRSLLTKYLDGTDNPTAERLLRPDREEVEIRIEPERLHAWDYSERMGSAEE; encoded by the coding sequence ATGGACCCGACCGGCCCGTGGGACCGCGACCGCGTCGACGAGTTCCTCGCCGCCGCGCGCATCCCGATCCGGCTCGGCTGCCGGACGCCGAGCGACCGCCCGTGGATCGTCTCGCTGTGGTTCGCGTGGGACCCCGACGCCGACGCCATCCGCTGCGCGACGAGCGCGAGCGCCGATCTCGTCGAGTTCGTCGAGCACGACGAGAGCGTCTCCTTCGACGTGTCGACGAACGACCCGCCGTACAAGGGGGTCCGCGGCCGCGGCCGCGCGACGGTCGTCCCCGACGAGGACAAGCGGCTCCTGCGGTCGCTGCTGACGAAGTACCTCGACGGGACCGACAACCCGACCGCGGAGCGGCTCCTCCGGCCGGACCGCGAGGAGGTCGAGATCCGGATCGAGCCCGAGCGGCTCCACGCGTGGGACTACTCGGAGCGGATGGGGTCGGCGGAGGAGTGA
- the arcS gene encoding archaeosine synthase subunit alpha, with protein sequence MTDYFEVHERDGAARLGEVRLAEPVSTPALADPFLDDAGSLWAGDREVPDGDETALTVLPHRSFPAGTRDEVRESFAVEHPDAEYPSAAVVDSRSARDLGADAYLLSDAQGFVGHGEAFRDAVVRAKESLPPDAALGLSGVATPRNVAVLAYAGVDLVDATLARTKGTQGMYLTADAEHFLEDLDELPCACPACATPRSEFTRADCADHNVNALRAELRRVRERVRSGRLRDYVEGQARHEGWLTAAFREFDDQWGYLEQRTPLMRDAEVTAASAETLDRVEIRRFADRVTSRYRNRFSDQPLVLVPCSATKPYSDSQSHRQFHDAIKWRGHTVSMTSPIGVVPQELETTYPAQHYDSVVTGDWSEDEIGFVAEVLRRYLERNDYSRVIAHVPEDGYREICERVEGAVDLEFEYTCVDHPTTDESLGELNAALQGEPAYSKREREHNTVRAIADYLLGDGAGDDLFGGPGEADVRTTGRYPKLQVWGDDPDAGREGEPGEQLATMVPQYGTLSFTLAGARRWVASDAPTKRVEIDSFVPHGSVLAPGVVDAADDVRVGDEVVIEGPKAFAVGRAAMSGPEMAGSTRGVAVEVRHADEK encoded by the coding sequence ATGACCGACTACTTCGAGGTCCACGAGCGCGACGGCGCCGCCCGCCTCGGGGAGGTCCGCCTCGCGGAGCCCGTCTCGACGCCGGCGCTCGCGGACCCCTTCCTCGACGACGCCGGGAGCCTCTGGGCCGGCGACCGCGAGGTACCCGACGGCGACGAGACCGCGCTGACGGTGCTGCCGCACCGGTCGTTCCCGGCCGGTACGCGCGACGAGGTGCGCGAGTCGTTCGCGGTCGAGCACCCCGACGCCGAATATCCATCGGCCGCGGTCGTCGACAGTCGGAGCGCCCGCGACCTCGGCGCCGACGCGTACCTCCTCTCGGACGCGCAGGGGTTCGTCGGCCACGGCGAGGCGTTCCGCGACGCGGTCGTCCGCGCGAAGGAGTCCCTGCCCCCCGACGCCGCGCTCGGCCTCTCCGGAGTCGCCACCCCCCGAAACGTCGCCGTCCTCGCGTACGCCGGCGTCGACCTCGTCGACGCGACGCTCGCGCGCACGAAGGGGACGCAGGGCATGTACCTCACGGCCGACGCGGAGCACTTCCTTGAGGACCTCGACGAGCTGCCCTGCGCCTGCCCGGCCTGCGCGACGCCCCGGAGCGAGTTCACGCGCGCCGACTGCGCCGACCACAACGTGAACGCGCTCCGCGCCGAACTCCGCCGCGTCCGCGAGCGGGTCCGGAGCGGCCGCCTGCGCGACTACGTCGAGGGACAGGCGCGCCACGAGGGGTGGCTCACGGCCGCCTTCCGCGAGTTCGACGACCAGTGGGGGTACCTCGAACAGCGCACGCCGCTCATGCGCGACGCGGAGGTGACGGCGGCCTCCGCGGAGACGCTCGACCGCGTCGAGATCCGGCGGTTCGCGGACCGCGTCACGAGCCGCTACCGCAACCGCTTCTCCGACCAGCCGCTCGTGTTAGTCCCCTGTTCGGCCACCAAACCGTACAGCGACTCCCAGAGCCACCGCCAGTTCCACGACGCGATCAAGTGGCGCGGCCACACCGTCTCGATGACCTCGCCCATCGGCGTGGTGCCGCAGGAGTTGGAGACGACCTACCCCGCCCAACACTACGACTCGGTCGTCACCGGCGACTGGAGCGAAGACGAGATCGGGTTCGTCGCGGAGGTCCTGCGCAGATACCTCGAACGCAACGACTACTCGCGCGTGATCGCGCACGTCCCCGAGGACGGCTACCGCGAGATCTGCGAGCGGGTCGAGGGCGCGGTCGACCTCGAGTTCGAGTACACCTGCGTCGACCACCCGACGACCGACGAGTCGCTCGGGGAGCTGAACGCCGCCTTACAGGGCGAACCCGCCTACAGCAAGCGGGAGCGCGAGCACAACACCGTCCGCGCCATCGCGGACTACCTGCTCGGTGACGGCGCCGGCGACGACCTCTTCGGCGGGCCGGGCGAGGCCGACGTGCGCACCACCGGCCGCTACCCGAAGCTCCAGGTGTGGGGCGACGACCCCGACGCCGGCCGCGAGGGCGAGCCGGGCGAGCAGCTGGCGACGATGGTCCCCCAGTACGGCACCCTCTCTTTCACCCTCGCCGGCGCGCGCCGCTGGGTCGCGAGTGACGCGCCGACGAAGCGGGTCGAGATCGACTCCTTCGTCCCGCACGGCTCGGTCCTCGCGCCCGGCGTCGTCGACGCCGCCGACGACGTTCGGGTGGGCGACGAGGTCGTGATCGAGGGACCGAAGGCGTTCGCGGTCGGCCGCGCGGCGATGTCCGGCCCGGAGATGGCGGGGTCGACGCGGGGGGTCGCCGTCGAGGTCCGACACGCCGACGAGAAGTGA
- a CDS encoding universal stress protein translates to MNPELFERILVPIAGPDDAEATARALRPHLDPGTTLIVTHVTQGATDETTVETGRDQFAGATYETFADILYRDDLEFEWATLEAREVAAALVDAIGMTEATLVAFTPRDIDAWKRAITGDPGGRLIREADVPVMVFPNQRT, encoded by the coding sequence GTGAACCCCGAGCTATTCGAACGCATTCTGGTGCCGATCGCGGGACCCGACGACGCCGAGGCCACGGCGCGGGCGCTGCGGCCGCACCTCGATCCGGGCACGACGCTCATCGTGACGCACGTGACACAGGGCGCGACCGACGAGACGACGGTCGAGACCGGGCGAGACCAGTTCGCTGGAGCGACCTACGAGACGTTCGCCGACATCCTCTACCGAGACGACCTCGAGTTCGAGTGGGCGACGCTCGAAGCCCGGGAGGTCGCGGCGGCGCTCGTCGACGCGATCGGGATGACCGAGGCGACGCTCGTCGCCTTCACGCCGCGAGACATCGACGCGTGGAAGCGAGCGATCACCGGCGACCCGGGTGGACGGCTCATCAGGGAAGCGGACGTGCCGGTGATGGTGTTCCCGAACCAGCGAACGTGA